In one Parvibaculum sp. genomic region, the following are encoded:
- a CDS encoding adenosylcobalamin-dependent ribonucleoside-diphosphate reductase, with protein MKSIAEQIWEMKYRLHKADGTPADLTLADSWARVATALAEVEAPEMREAWAARFREAMAGFRFLPAGRILAGAGTGRDVTLFNCFVMGEIPDTMEGIFENLKEAALTMQQGGGIGYDFSTLRPKGAPVLGVGADASGPLSFMDVWDAMCRTIMSAGARRGAMMATMACDHPDIEAFIDAKREPGRLTMFNLSVLVSDAFMAAVKADADWNLAFGGTVYKTLKARALWDKITAATFAWAEPGVIFIDRINARNNLYYAETIHATNPCGEQPLPPYGACLLGSINLAALVKAPFTDKARIDEVELADLVHVAVRAMDNVVDVSRFPLPGQRHEAQAKRRIGLGVTGLADALIMCRARYGSEASLKLIRTWMKALSRAAYLASVDIAKEKGPFPLFVADAYLAGETVSTLDKDVRDAIAKHGIRNALVTSIAPTGTISLFAGNVSSGIEPVFAYSYTRKVLLPDGTRREERVEDYAVEKFHEIFGAETALPDYFVNAQELAPADHIAVQAAVQDFIDSSISKTINVPADISFDAFKDIYTTAYEMGLKGCTTYRPSDVRGSVLALDEAPKPETTEAAQPALPLAAPAAHEIYEKDGVVYMSKPLERETVLPGFTYKLQWPESDHAIYITINDILQDGRRRPFEIFINSKNMEHYAWTVALTRMISAVFRRGGDVTFVVEELKAVFDPRGGSWMKGRYVPSLLAAIGEVIEQHMIDTGFIAAKDGRPVTEALRAVAGERPPSEGGDPTVTRLKGCPRCGERGMVRQEGCETCTACGFSKCS; from the coding sequence ATGAAGAGCATCGCCGAACAGATCTGGGAGATGAAATACCGCCTGCACAAGGCGGACGGGACGCCTGCCGACCTGACGTTGGCGGACAGCTGGGCGCGCGTCGCCACCGCGCTGGCCGAGGTCGAGGCGCCGGAAATGCGCGAGGCCTGGGCCGCGCGCTTCCGCGAGGCGATGGCCGGGTTTCGCTTCCTGCCGGCCGGCCGCATCCTCGCCGGCGCCGGGACGGGGCGCGACGTGACGCTCTTCAACTGCTTCGTGATGGGCGAAATCCCCGACACGATGGAAGGCATTTTCGAGAACCTGAAGGAAGCCGCGCTGACCATGCAGCAGGGCGGCGGCATCGGCTACGACTTCTCGACGCTGCGCCCGAAAGGCGCGCCGGTGCTCGGCGTCGGCGCGGACGCGTCCGGCCCCCTGTCCTTCATGGATGTGTGGGATGCGATGTGCCGCACCATCATGTCGGCGGGCGCGCGGCGCGGCGCGATGATGGCGACGATGGCTTGCGACCATCCGGACATCGAGGCCTTCATCGACGCCAAGCGCGAGCCCGGACGCCTGACCATGTTCAATCTTTCGGTGCTGGTCAGCGATGCCTTCATGGCGGCCGTGAAGGCGGATGCCGACTGGAATCTCGCCTTCGGCGGCACGGTCTACAAGACGCTGAAGGCGCGCGCGCTGTGGGACAAGATCACCGCCGCGACCTTTGCCTGGGCCGAACCCGGCGTCATTTTCATCGACCGCATCAATGCGCGCAACAATCTCTACTACGCCGAGACGATCCACGCGACCAACCCATGCGGCGAGCAGCCGCTGCCGCCCTACGGCGCCTGCCTGCTCGGTTCGATCAATCTCGCCGCGCTGGTGAAGGCGCCCTTTACCGACAAGGCGCGCATCGACGAGGTGGAGCTTGCCGATCTGGTGCATGTGGCCGTGCGCGCGATGGACAATGTGGTCGACGTGTCGCGATTCCCGCTGCCCGGGCAGCGCCACGAGGCGCAGGCCAAACGCCGCATCGGCCTTGGCGTGACGGGGCTCGCCGACGCCCTCATCATGTGCCGCGCGCGCTACGGCTCGGAGGCATCGCTGAAGCTGATCCGGACCTGGATGAAAGCGCTGTCGCGCGCCGCCTATCTCGCTTCGGTCGACATCGCGAAGGAAAAAGGCCCCTTCCCGCTTTTCGTCGCCGACGCCTATCTCGCCGGCGAGACCGTTTCAACGCTCGACAAGGATGTGCGCGACGCCATCGCAAAACACGGCATCCGCAACGCGCTCGTTACCTCGATCGCGCCGACCGGCACGATTTCGCTTTTCGCCGGCAACGTCTCGTCGGGCATCGAGCCGGTCTTCGCTTACAGCTACACGCGAAAAGTGCTGCTGCCCGACGGCACACGGCGCGAGGAACGCGTCGAGGACTATGCGGTCGAAAAATTCCACGAGATTTTCGGCGCCGAGACGGCGCTGCCGGATTATTTCGTCAACGCGCAGGAACTGGCACCCGCCGACCACATCGCCGTGCAGGCTGCTGTGCAGGACTTTATCGACAGCTCGATCTCGAAGACGATCAATGTGCCCGCCGATATTTCCTTCGATGCGTTCAAGGATATCTACACGACCGCCTATGAGATGGGCCTGAAAGGCTGCACGACCTATCGCCCGAGCGATGTGCGCGGCTCGGTTCTGGCGCTCGACGAAGCGCCGAAGCCCGAGACAACGGAAGCCGCGCAACCGGCGCTGCCGCTTGCCGCGCCCGCCGCGCATGAAATCTACGAGAAGGACGGCGTCGTCTATATGTCGAAGCCGCTGGAGCGCGAAACGGTACTGCCGGGCTTCACCTACAAGCTGCAATGGCCCGAAAGCGACCACGCGATCTACATTACGATCAACGACATATTGCAGGATGGCAGGCGGCGTCCTTTCGAGATTTTCATCAACTCGAAGAACATGGAGCACTACGCCTGGACGGTGGCGCTGACGCGCATGATCTCGGCCGTCTTCCGCCGCGGCGGCGACGTGACCTTCGTGGTCGAGGAATTGAAAGCCGTGTTCGATCCGCGCGGCGGCTCATGGATGAAGGGCCGCTATGTGCCGAGCTTGCTTGCCGCCATCGGCGAGGTGATCGAGCAGCACATGATCGACACCGGCTTCATTGCGGCGAAGGACGGCCGGCCGGTAACGGAAGCCCTGCGCGCGGTGGCCGGCGAGCGCCCGCCGAGCGAAGGCGGCGACCCGACGGTGACACGGCTCAAGGGCTGCCCGCGCTGCGGCGAGCGCGGCATGGTGCGGCAGGAAGGCTGCGAAACCTGCACCGCCTGCGGCTTCTCGAAATGCAGTTGA
- a CDS encoding VOC family protein has protein sequence MRGFIHHIDLTVKDPWASAWFYDAVLGYMGYRRLREDERGFDWEHTEAPDRLPSIGIFKAEGPNAARIHDRYSPGLHHVAWIAESRDDVDRLHALLIEIGATVLDPPADYPEYGDGYYAVMFADPDGLKLELVYEPRDKPGLSHI, from the coding sequence ATGCGCGGTTTCATCCATCACATCGACCTGACGGTGAAGGACCCCTGGGCATCCGCCTGGTTCTACGACGCGGTGCTCGGCTACATGGGCTATCGCCGCCTGCGCGAAGATGAGCGCGGCTTCGACTGGGAGCATACGGAGGCGCCCGACCGGCTGCCGAGTATCGGCATCTTCAAGGCCGAAGGGCCGAACGCCGCCCGCATCCATGACCGCTATTCGCCGGGCCTGCACCACGTCGCCTGGATCGCCGAAAGCCGCGACGATGTCGACCGGCTGCATGCGTTGCTGATCGAAATCGGCGCGACCGTTCTCGATCCGCCCGCCGACTACCCCGAATATGGCGACGGCTACTACGCCGTGATGTTCGCCGATCCCGACGGGTTGAAACTCGAACTCGTCTACGAGCCGCGCGACAAGCCCGGCCTTTCGCATATCTGA
- a CDS encoding crosslink repair DNA glycosylase YcaQ family protein, giving the protein MPAPLLISNADARRLFLERHALSMAASPDFCADRTLALVKHLGFVQLDSINTVERAHHLILFSRAPGYSRDHLADLHHERRDLFEHWTHDASLIPMEFYPHWRHRFAAAKAKLADNPRWQERIGADGANVIRKVRTRIRRDGPAMARDFEDKGKGSWWGWGPSKTALETLWRTGELAIARREGFEKVYDLAERVIPDDIRRERPSLTASTDFLCREALARLGFATPQEIAAFWRLMPIERVRAWAAQALKRGAVIEVAIEDVEGATRKALALPDIEAHIAEAPEPPATLRFLSPFDPAIRDRARAARLFGFDYRIEVFVPEKKRRYGYYVLPLLEGDRFIGRADVKAHRAEGRLEVKGFWSEPGIKLTKAREAGIRRALTGLARFTGTPEIDADAALRRARAG; this is encoded by the coding sequence ATGCCGGCACCGCTCCTCATTTCCAACGCCGATGCGCGGCGGCTCTTTCTCGAACGCCACGCGCTGAGCATGGCGGCATCTCCCGATTTCTGCGCCGACCGCACGCTCGCGCTGGTGAAGCATCTGGGCTTTGTGCAGCTCGATTCGATCAATACGGTCGAGCGCGCCCATCATCTGATCCTCTTTTCGCGCGCGCCCGGATACAGCCGCGACCACCTCGCCGACCTTCATCACGAACGCCGCGATCTTTTCGAGCACTGGACGCATGACGCCTCGCTGATCCCGATGGAATTCTACCCGCATTGGCGGCATCGCTTCGCCGCCGCGAAGGCGAAGCTCGCGGACAATCCGCGCTGGCAGGAGCGCATCGGCGCCGACGGCGCGAATGTCATCCGCAAGGTGCGCACCCGCATCCGCCGCGACGGGCCCGCAATGGCGCGCGACTTCGAGGACAAGGGCAAGGGATCATGGTGGGGCTGGGGCCCATCAAAGACCGCGCTCGAAACGCTGTGGCGTACCGGCGAGCTTGCCATCGCGCGGCGCGAAGGCTTCGAGAAAGTCTACGACCTCGCCGAACGCGTGATCCCCGACGACATTCGCCGCGAGCGGCCGAGCCTCACGGCCTCGACCGATTTTCTCTGCCGTGAGGCATTGGCACGGCTCGGGTTCGCGACGCCGCAGGAGATTGCCGCCTTCTGGCGCCTGATGCCGATCGAGCGCGTCAGGGCATGGGCCGCACAGGCGCTGAAACGGGGCGCTGTCATCGAAGTCGCAATCGAGGATGTGGAAGGCGCGACCCGCAAGGCCCTCGCCCTGCCCGACATCGAGGCGCATATCGCCGAGGCGCCGGAACCGCCCGCAACACTGCGCTTCCTCTCGCCCTTCGATCCGGCGATCCGCGACCGCGCGCGCGCAGCGCGGCTCTTCGGCTTCGATTACCGCATCGAGGTCTTCGTGCCCGAAAAGAAACGCCGCTACGGCTACTACGTTCTGCCGTTGCTCGAGGGCGACCGCTTCATCGGCCGCGCCGACGTGAAGGCGCATCGCGCCGAGGGAAGACTGGAAGTAAAGGGTTTCTGGAGCGAGCCCGGCATCAAGCTGACGAAGGCCCGCGAAGCCGGCATCCGCCGCGCCCTGACGGGGCTCGCACGCTTCACCGGGACGCCGGAGATCGATGCAGACGCTGCTCTACGGCGCGCCAGAGCCGGCTGA
- a CDS encoding gamma-glutamylcyclotransferase, which produces MQDLWVFGYGSLMWRPGFEHEEKHPALLHGYHRAFCVYSHVHRGTPEKPGLVFGLDAGGACRGVAFRVAAARAEETRRYLQAREQVTLVYKDVVKTVELAGGGKVAALCFVVDRAHAQYAGRLPFEAQVRLIAEGEGRSGKNPDYLESTVRHLDEAGVPDAQLSRLWRAVEQRLHRSPASR; this is translated from the coding sequence ATGCAGGATTTGTGGGTCTTTGGATACGGGTCGCTGATGTGGCGGCCGGGCTTCGAGCATGAAGAGAAACACCCGGCATTGTTGCACGGTTATCACCGGGCTTTCTGCGTCTACAGCCATGTTCATCGCGGGACGCCCGAGAAGCCCGGCCTCGTCTTCGGGCTCGACGCCGGCGGCGCCTGCCGGGGCGTTGCCTTCCGCGTCGCTGCCGCACGGGCCGAGGAGACGCGCCGTTACTTGCAGGCGCGCGAACAGGTGACGCTGGTCTACAAGGATGTGGTGAAAACGGTCGAGCTTGCCGGCGGCGGGAAGGTCGCTGCCCTTTGCTTCGTCGTCGACCGCGCCCATGCGCAATATGCCGGGCGCTTGCCGTTCGAGGCGCAGGTGCGGCTGATCGCCGAGGGCGAGGGGCGCTCGGGCAAGAATCCCGATTATCTGGAAAGCACGGTGCGCCATCTCGATGAGGCCGGCGTGCCCGACGCGCAGCTCAGCCGGCTCTGGCGCGCCGTAGAGCAGCGTCTGCATCGATCTCCGGCGTCCCGGTGA
- a CDS encoding DUF2125 domain-containing protein, with amino-acid sequence MTEPTTDMGPSRPRRWHIFAPTIAIVIAVAIYAVYWTAVSREIRAALEGFASTPERGLVVGWHELSMGGFPYRIEARFAAPEAGAPAAPEAWAWKGEAAEIALMPHNLRHIIVNLRGAQELRYRDLSTARPIENVLSWTMKGAWASYVDIDNAAFGRLAVDIENVEAQHVRGVVAAVDRVDAARLQLHTRPAADTASDATGYDIALRGDEIALGLGQHIPVLGHRIEKIMAQARARNLPHIERVSAVELLERWRNADGALSISDLVVKWGPLDMTAFGELTLDAANRPEGRFDAEIADFEGLIDAMVRDGLVRERDARIALAGLVLVSQFQGSEPGRVRVPISMTGGKLYLGPLAVAQLSPLY; translated from the coding sequence ATGACAGAACCGACAACCGACATGGGCCCGTCCCGGCCCCGCCGCTGGCACATTTTCGCGCCGACAATCGCCATCGTGATCGCGGTCGCAATCTATGCTGTCTACTGGACCGCCGTCTCGCGCGAGATACGGGCGGCGCTCGAGGGCTTCGCGTCGACCCCCGAACGCGGCCTTGTTGTCGGCTGGCATGAGTTGTCGATGGGCGGCTTCCCCTACCGCATCGAGGCACGCTTTGCAGCGCCCGAAGCCGGCGCGCCGGCGGCACCGGAGGCATGGGCCTGGAAGGGCGAGGCCGCCGAAATCGCGCTGATGCCGCATAATCTTCGCCACATCATCGTCAATCTCCGCGGCGCGCAGGAACTGCGCTATCGCGACCTGTCGACGGCACGGCCAATCGAAAACGTGTTGAGCTGGACGATGAAAGGCGCCTGGGCGAGCTATGTCGACATAGACAACGCCGCTTTCGGCCGCCTTGCCGTCGACATCGAGAATGTCGAGGCACAACATGTCCGGGGCGTCGTCGCGGCGGTCGATCGCGTCGATGCGGCCCGTTTGCAACTTCACACACGCCCGGCCGCCGACACGGCGAGCGACGCCACCGGCTACGACATCGCACTCCGGGGCGACGAGATCGCGCTCGGTCTGGGGCAGCACATACCGGTCCTCGGGCATCGGATTGAAAAAATCATGGCGCAGGCGCGCGCCCGCAATCTGCCCCACATTGAGCGTGTCAGCGCCGTCGAGCTGCTCGAACGCTGGCGCAACGCGGACGGCGCATTGTCGATTTCGGACCTCGTTGTGAAATGGGGCCCGCTCGACATGACGGCCTTCGGCGAACTGACGCTCGATGCCGCAAACCGCCCCGAGGGGCGCTTCGATGCCGAGATCGCCGATTTCGAGGGCCTTATCGACGCGATGGTGCGCGACGGGCTGGTGCGCGAGCGCGACGCGCGCATTGCGCTGGCCGGGCTGGTGCTCGTTTCACAGTTTCAGGGAAGCGAACCGGGACGTGTTCGTGTGCCGATCAGCATGACCGGCGGCAAGCTCTATCTCGGCCCACTCGCGGTCGCGCAATTGTCGCCGCTCTACTGA
- a CDS encoding prephenate/arogenate dehydrogenase family protein, with the protein MSAEPHFNRVALIGLGLIGGSLGHAMKRRGLAGHVSGYARSAATRARALEIGFIDSAHETAAAAAADADLVIICTPVGALAEIAGGIEHVLKKGAIVTDVGSVKVAVLRDVGPHIPDGVHFIPGHPIAGTEESGPDAGFAELFDGRWCILTPVPGTDPQAVEKLTAFWTACGSNVDIMEPRHHDLVLAIVSHLPHIIAYNIVGTASDLETVTQSEVIKYSASGFRDFTRLAASDPTMWRDVCLNNKEPILEMLARFSEDLTALQRAIRWGDGDVLFDLFTRTRAIRRSIIDAGQDSPMPNFGRNPTHAKPDGKGGQ; encoded by the coding sequence ATGAGTGCCGAACCCCATTTCAACCGCGTGGCGCTGATCGGGCTCGGGCTCATCGGCGGTTCGCTCGGTCATGCCATGAAGCGGCGGGGTCTTGCCGGTCATGTTTCCGGCTATGCGCGTTCGGCCGCGACGCGCGCGCGGGCGCTCGAAATCGGTTTCATCGACAGCGCGCATGAGACGGCGGCGGCCGCCGCCGCGGATGCCGATCTCGTTATCATCTGTACGCCGGTCGGGGCGCTGGCTGAAATTGCCGGCGGCATCGAACACGTGCTCAAGAAAGGCGCCATCGTCACCGATGTCGGATCGGTCAAGGTTGCGGTCCTGCGTGATGTCGGACCGCATATTCCAGACGGCGTGCATTTCATTCCCGGTCATCCGATTGCGGGAACGGAAGAGTCAGGGCCCGATGCGGGCTTTGCCGAACTTTTCGACGGCCGCTGGTGCATTCTGACGCCGGTGCCGGGCACGGACCCGCAAGCTGTCGAAAAGCTGACCGCGTTCTGGACCGCTTGCGGATCGAATGTCGACATCATGGAGCCTCGGCATCACGATCTCGTGCTGGCGATCGTCAGCCACCTGCCGCATATCATCGCCTACAACATCGTCGGCACCGCGAGCGATCTCGAAACGGTGACGCAATCGGAAGTCATCAAGTATTCCGCTTCGGGTTTTCGCGACTTCACGCGTCTGGCCGCGTCCGATCCGACGATGTGGCGCGACGTCTGCCTCAACAACAAGGAACCGATCCTCGAGATGCTGGCGCGTTTCTCCGAGGATCTGACGGCGTTGCAACGGGCGATCCGCTGGGGCGACGGCGATGTGCTGTTCGATCTCTTCACGCGCACCCGCGCCATTCGCCGCTCGATCATCGATGCGGGGCAGGATTCGCCGATGCCGAATTTCGGCCGCAATCCGACCCATGCCAAGCCGGACGGCAAGGGCGGTCAGTAG
- the hisC gene encoding histidinol-phosphate transaminase, with protein MTRPTPQKGILEIEPYVGGRAGATGAAKVFKLSANETPLGASPRAREAFLSAAESMALYPDGGADELRAVIAARYGLNAERIVCGAGSDELLHLLAQAYLGEGDEAIASEHGFLVYPIITKAAGATCIQVKEKALRTDVDAILAAVTPKTKMIFLANPNNPTGSYLPADEMRRLHAGLRPDILFVVDAAYSEYVSRNDYEAGIELVATSENVVMTRTFSKIYGLAALRLGWMYAPAHVADVINRIRGPFNVSVPAMKAGIAAMRDTGHVDMARAHNDTWLAWLTEEIGKLGLDVAPSVANFLLIGFPDEPGRRAVDADTFLMQRGLILRQMAAYGLPNHLRLSVGTEEANRLVVAALGDFIRRKGGAA; from the coding sequence ATGACACGCCCGACGCCCCAGAAGGGCATTCTCGAAATCGAACCTTATGTCGGCGGCCGCGCCGGCGCGACCGGCGCCGCAAAGGTCTTCAAGCTGTCGGCAAACGAAACGCCGCTGGGCGCGAGCCCGCGCGCGCGCGAAGCCTTTCTGTCCGCCGCCGAGAGCATGGCGCTTTATCCCGATGGCGGCGCCGACGAATTGCGCGCCGTGATTGCCGCACGTTACGGGCTCAATGCAGAGCGGATCGTATGCGGTGCCGGTTCCGATGAGTTGCTGCATTTGCTGGCGCAGGCCTATCTCGGCGAGGGCGATGAGGCGATTGCGAGCGAACACGGTTTTCTCGTCTACCCGATCATCACAAAGGCGGCCGGGGCGACCTGCATACAGGTGAAGGAAAAAGCCCTTCGCACCGATGTCGATGCAATTCTTGCGGCGGTTACGCCGAAGACGAAGATGATCTTTCTGGCCAATCCGAATAATCCGACAGGCAGCTACCTGCCCGCCGACGAGATGCGCCGTCTCCATGCCGGATTGCGGCCCGACATTCTCTTCGTCGTCGACGCGGCCTATAGCGAATATGTGAGCCGCAACGACTACGAGGCGGGGATCGAGCTTGTCGCGACGTCGGAAAACGTCGTGATGACGCGCACCTTCTCGAAGATATACGGCCTCGCCGCGCTCCGGCTCGGCTGGATGTATGCGCCGGCGCATGTCGCCGATGTGATCAATCGTATCCGCGGACCGTTCAATGTATCGGTTCCGGCCATGAAAGCCGGCATCGCCGCGATGCGCGACACGGGCCATGTCGATATGGCGCGCGCCCATAACGACACATGGCTCGCCTGGCTGACGGAGGAGATCGGCAAGCTCGGCCTCGACGTCGCGCCGAGCGTCGCGAATTTTCTGTTGATCGGATTCCCGGATGAGCCGGGCCGCCGCGCCGTCGATGCCGATACTTTTTTGATGCAGCGCGGTCTCATCCTGCGCCAGATGGCGGCTTACGGCCTGCCCAACCATCTGCGCCTTTCCGTCGGCACCGAAGAGGCAAACCGGCTGGTTGTCGCCGCGCTTGGTGATTTCATACGCCGCAAGGGAGGTGCGGCATGA
- a CDS encoding chorismate mutase, whose translation MTTETTSPEKALADVRKEIDAIDDAVHDLLMKRTELVVEVAKAKAREASAAGAGSFIAFRPGREAEVLRRLAARHRGDLPLRVVFRLWREIIAAMTRIQGPFRVEVFGGEGGDALGNWDLARSYYGSSTPMELHETARDMLRRLGNDRSAVGILPEPGGYPGGDWWTALAVNGQLGLRVVARLPFIEVVRDEDELRAYVVAQADFEATGDDTSLLTLLTSESVSEARAVALAKAAGLDGVRIGQARVADGAKAYANLLAVSGFVGEDDPRLAALSEGGVAEARIIGGYANPLRRETDGE comes from the coding sequence ATGACGACCGAGACGACCAGCCCTGAGAAAGCGCTTGCCGATGTCCGCAAGGAGATCGACGCAATCGATGACGCCGTTCACGACCTGCTGATGAAGCGGACGGAACTGGTCGTCGAGGTCGCGAAAGCCAAGGCGCGCGAGGCGAGCGCGGCCGGTGCGGGCAGTTTCATCGCGTTCCGGCCCGGCCGCGAGGCGGAGGTTCTGCGCCGGCTGGCGGCGAGGCATAGGGGCGATTTGCCGCTTCGCGTCGTCTTCCGGCTTTGGCGCGAGATCATCGCCGCCATGACGCGCATTCAAGGTCCGTTCCGGGTCGAGGTTTTCGGCGGCGAGGGCGGTGATGCGCTCGGCAACTGGGATCTCGCGCGAAGCTATTACGGATCGTCGACGCCGATGGAATTGCACGAGACCGCGCGCGACATGTTGCGGCGGCTCGGAAACGACCGTTCGGCGGTCGGCATTCTGCCCGAACCCGGCGGCTATCCGGGCGGCGACTGGTGGACGGCGCTGGCGGTCAACGGCCAGCTCGGCCTGCGCGTCGTTGCCCGCCTGCCTTTCATCGAGGTGGTGCGCGACGAAGACGAATTGCGCGCCTATGTGGTGGCGCAAGCGGATTTCGAGGCGACGGGCGACGACACAAGCCTGCTGACTTTGTTGACGAGCGAGAGCGTCAGCGAGGCGCGCGCCGTGGCGCTGGCAAAGGCCGCCGGCCTCGATGGCGTACGCATCGGCCAGGCGCGGGTCGCCGATGGCGCGAAGGCTTATGCCAATCTTCTCGCGGTCAGCGGATTTGTCGGCGAAGACGATCCGCGGCTCGCCGCGCTGTCCGAGGGCGGGGTTGCCGAAGCGCGCATCATCGGCGGCTACGCCAATCCGTTGCGCCGCGAAACGGATGGCGAGTGA
- a CDS encoding homoserine O-acetyltransferase encodes MNTIDRAGDEERPDDGGRVGAQSATATFGAGEPLALDSGISLSPFTVAYETYGTLNADKSNVILICHALTLDQYAASAHPVTGKAGWWPFMVGPGRPIDTDRFFVICPNVVGGCMGTTGPRDIDPATGRPYGLEFPVITIGDMVRAQAMLLDRLGIGDIFCVVGGSMGGMQVLQWAAAYPDRVFSAIPIATAARHSAQNIAFHEVGRQAIMADPEWKQGAYLIEGTTPAKGLAVARMAAHITYLSETALHRKFGRNLQDRDTVTYGFDADFQIESYLRHQGSTFVDRFDANSYLYLTRAMDYFDLADDFGGVLANAFRNTKARFCVVSFTSDWLFPTSDSRQIVHALNAVAANVSFVEIRTDKGHDAFLLDEPEMFATLRGFVDSAARTRGLGA; translated from the coding sequence ATGAACACGATTGACAGGGCTGGGGACGAGGAGCGTCCGGACGACGGCGGCAGGGTCGGGGCGCAGAGCGCCACCGCGACTTTCGGCGCCGGCGAGCCGCTCGCGCTCGATTCCGGCATCAGCCTGAGCCCGTTCACCGTCGCCTACGAGACCTATGGCACCCTCAATGCCGACAAGTCGAATGTGATCCTGATCTGCCACGCCCTGACGCTCGACCAATACGCGGCGAGTGCCCATCCGGTCACCGGCAAGGCGGGCTGGTGGCCCTTCATGGTCGGTCCGGGACGGCCCATCGACACCGACCGCTTTTTCGTGATTTGCCCCAACGTCGTCGGCGGTTGCATGGGCACCACCGGCCCGCGCGACATCGACCCCGCGACGGGCCGGCCCTACGGCCTCGAATTTCCGGTCATTACGATCGGCGACATGGTGCGCGCCCAGGCGATGCTGCTCGACCGGCTCGGCATCGGCGACATCTTCTGCGTTGTCGGCGGCTCGATGGGCGGAATGCAGGTGCTGCAATGGGCGGCCGCCTATCCCGACCGCGTTTTTTCAGCCATCCCGATTGCGACGGCAGCGCGCCACTCGGCGCAGAACATCGCCTTCCATGAGGTCGGTCGCCAGGCGATCATGGCCGACCCGGAGTGGAAGCAGGGCGCCTATCTGATCGAAGGCACGACCCCCGCCAAGGGGCTCGCGGTCGCGCGCATGGCTGCGCACATCACCTATCTCTCGGAAACGGCGCTGCACCGCAAATTCGGCCGCAACCTGCAAGACCGCGACACCGTGACCTACGGTTTCGACGCGGACTTCCAGATCGAATCCTATCTGCGCCATCAGGGTTCGACCTTCGTCGACCGCTTCGACGCCAACTCCTATCTCTATCTGACGCGCGCGATGGACTATTTCGACCTAGCCGACGATTTCGGCGGCGTGCTGGCAAATGCCTTCCGCAACACCAAGGCACGTTTCTGCGTCGTCTCCTTCACCAGCGACTGGTTGTTCCCGACATCGGACAGCCGCCAGATCGTGCATGCACTGAACGCGGTCGCGGCAAATGTGAGCTTTGTCGAAATCAGGACCGACAAGGGCCACGACGCCTTCCTGCTGGACGAGCCGGAAATGTTCGCGACATTGCGCGGCTTCGTCGACAGCGCCGCCCGGACAAGGGGGCTCGGCGCATGA
- the metW gene encoding methionine biosynthesis protein MetW, with amino-acid sequence MSHGNGYSTGRVDLDLIAQMIAPGSRVLDVGCGDGELLELLTRKKNVDGRGVELSQEGVNACVARGLSVVQGDADTDLADYPDDAFDYVILSQTIQATRNPREVLRAMKRIGRHVVVSFPNFGHWRVRLQLLFSGRMPETPSLGHSWYDTPNIHLCTLLDFTSLCDELGLAIEDAVIVTGDTARRVSRPGAIANLLAGDAVFLLSRHDARAL; translated from the coding sequence ATGAGCCACGGCAACGGCTATTCGACGGGCCGCGTTGACCTCGACCTGATTGCCCAGATGATCGCACCCGGCAGCCGCGTACTCGATGTCGGCTGTGGCGACGGAGAATTGCTGGAATTGCTGACGCGCAAGAAGAACGTCGACGGACGCGGCGTCGAGCTGAGTCAGGAAGGTGTCAACGCCTGCGTGGCGCGCGGACTATCGGTCGTTCAGGGCGATGCCGACACCGACCTTGCGGATTATCCGGACGATGCGTTCGACTATGTGATTCTCAGCCAGACGATCCAGGCCACACGCAATCCGCGGGAAGTGCTGCGCGCGATGAAGCGCATCGGCCGCCATGTCGTCGTCTCGTTCCCGAATTTCGGACATTGGCGGGTCAGGCTGCAGCTCCTTTTCAGCGGCCGCATGCCCGAAACGCCGTCGCTCGGACATTCATGGTACGACACGCCCAACATTCACCTGTGCACGCTGCTCGATTTCACGTCGCTTTGCGACGAGCTGGGCCTTGCGATCGAGGACGCGGTGATCGTGACCGGCGACACGGCGCGGCGCGTGTCGCGGCCGGGGGCCATTGCCAACCTGCTGGCGGGAGACGCCGTCTTCCTGCTGTCGCGCCACGACGCACGCGCGCTCTAG